A genomic window from Phycisphaerae bacterium includes:
- a CDS encoding DUF480 domain-containing protein: MTYDLRPDEIRVLGVLIEKSLALPAYYPMTTNAITAACNQKNNREPVTQYTESEVSAAISSLRRRQLVDQAPPERNSRAIRFQHLVEQRYQWNAATRAIMCELMIRGPQTSGELKAHAGRMTHLESTEYAREILSELERCDPPMVVEMPLEAGKRERRFAQLLGGPPAPVPNSAVAVPIGMSTARSASGAVDSARLEEMEARLSKVEQQLAELMKCVM; this comes from the coding sequence ATGACATACGATCTGCGACCGGACGAGATTCGGGTGCTCGGCGTACTGATTGAAAAATCACTGGCCTTGCCCGCGTACTATCCGATGACGACGAATGCAATCACTGCGGCGTGCAATCAGAAGAACAATCGGGAGCCGGTGACACAGTACACGGAAAGCGAGGTCAGCGCGGCCATCTCGTCACTGCGCCGGCGGCAGCTCGTCGATCAGGCTCCGCCGGAGCGAAATTCGCGAGCGATCCGGTTTCAGCATCTGGTCGAGCAGCGGTATCAATGGAACGCGGCGACAAGGGCGATCATGTGCGAATTGATGATTCGCGGGCCGCAGACATCAGGCGAGCTCAAAGCCCATGCCGGACGCATGACACACCTGGAGTCAACCGAATACGCCCGCGAAATACTCTCCGAGTTGGAGCGATGCGATCCGCCGATGGTGGTGGAGATGCCTCTTGAAGCCGGCAAACGCGAACGACGTTTCGCGCAACTACTCGGAGGTCCGCCGGCTCCGGTTCCGAACTCCGCGGTCGCGGTTCCGATCGGAATGTCTACCGCCCGCTCCGCTTCCGGCGCTGTGGATTCGGCACGGCTTGAGGAGATGGAGGCTCGGCTGTCCAAGGTGGAACAGCAGCTGGCGGAACTGATGAAGTGTGTCATGTAG
- a CDS encoding chemotaxis protein CheV has product MATQLTNILTEAGTNELEVLVFLLDEGYYGVNVAKVREIVTMPTLTTLPYSHEAVRGVFKLRDHVHPLIDLRKYFGMPRADAEENARVIVMEFNKDRMGFLVDHIDRIHRVSWKDMSEVPWTGAEGDTAMTSVLKINNQMILMLDFERISFKIAGIDQLADAAPTTLGVQRQDARVLLADDSATMRRMLTNSLQNAGFTKINLAHDGEEAWNSLRAAADTGELPDIIVTDIEMPRMDGLCLTKNIKEHPQLKHVPVIVFSSLVSDDNLKKCKAVGADRQLTKPELPGLVTVMDEVLSSAVRA; this is encoded by the coding sequence ATGGCTACCCAACTCACGAATATTCTGACCGAGGCAGGCACCAACGAACTGGAAGTGCTCGTATTCCTGCTCGACGAAGGCTATTACGGCGTCAACGTGGCGAAGGTGCGCGAGATTGTGACGATGCCCACGCTCACGACGCTGCCTTATAGCCACGAAGCGGTCCGCGGCGTCTTCAAATTGCGCGATCATGTGCACCCGCTGATCGATCTTCGCAAGTATTTCGGCATGCCGCGGGCCGACGCGGAAGAGAACGCCCGCGTCATCGTCATGGAATTTAACAAGGATCGAATGGGGTTCCTTGTCGATCACATCGACCGAATTCACCGGGTTAGCTGGAAGGATATGAGCGAGGTGCCCTGGACCGGAGCCGAAGGCGACACCGCCATGACCAGCGTGCTCAAGATCAACAATCAGATGATTCTCATGCTCGATTTTGAGCGCATATCGTTCAAAATCGCCGGTATCGATCAACTGGCAGATGCTGCGCCGACCACCCTGGGCGTTCAGCGGCAGGATGCGCGCGTGCTCCTGGCTGATGACTCCGCCACGATGCGCCGCATGTTGACGAACTCACTGCAAAACGCCGGATTTACGAAGATCAATCTTGCTCACGATGGCGAAGAAGCCTGGAACAGCCTTCGAGCCGCGGCCGACACCGGCGAATTGCCGGACATCATCGTAACTGATATCGAGATGCCGCGCATGGACGGACTGTGTCTGACCAAGAACATCAAGGAACATCCGCAACTTAAGCATGTCCCGGTGATCGTCTTCAGCTCACTTGTCAGCGACGATAACCTCAAGAAGTGCAAGGCTGTCGGCGCCGATCGACAGTTGACGAAGCCGGAACTTCCCGGCCTCGTGACGGTCATGGACGAAGTGCTCTCGTCGGCTGTGCGCGCCTGA
- a CDS encoding DUF1844 domain-containing protein — MSDDSKKLHIDDDWKSAAAAEKEKLAAEVDADHPADAGAFPEPSFLEIVQILAMQVMVGLGGMRGPGGQPIPPNLDVAKHHIDLLTILEQKTEGRLEPQEKQALNTTLYQLRMAYVETVRMATGGGR; from the coding sequence ATGTCAGATGACAGCAAGAAGTTGCACATCGACGACGACTGGAAATCAGCGGCAGCCGCCGAAAAGGAGAAACTCGCGGCGGAAGTTGACGCGGACCATCCCGCCGATGCCGGCGCTTTTCCAGAACCCAGCTTTCTCGAAATCGTCCAGATTCTGGCGATGCAGGTGATGGTCGGCCTGGGCGGGATGCGCGGTCCGGGCGGCCAGCCGATTCCGCCGAACCTCGACGTCGCCAAGCATCACATCGACCTGCTGACGATCCTTGAGCAGAAAACCGAGGGCCGGCTGGAGCCCCAGGAAAAGCAAGCCCTTAACACCACACTCTACCAGCTTCGCATGGCCTACGTCGAAACCGTCAGGATGGCGACGGGCGGCGGGCGATAA
- a CDS encoding cobalamin-dependent protein (Presence of a B(12) (cobalamin)-binding domain implies dependence on cobalamin itself, in one of its several forms, or in some unusual lineages, dependence on a cobalamin-like analog.) — protein MGTSELLERYMEPLLTGQRHVCRELVLKALDSGHEPRQLYRELVWPALERVDTLYRQDRINLIEEHMATRITRTIADHLQTRLPRAARHGRKIVVTCAAGEAEELSAQMCADLFEADGWDVYYLGGGIPQDEIGSLVGQLQPDMLMVVGSKPSDVPLVRQLIDYIRDIGACPAMNILVSGGIFNRADELWKEVKADYFAETAAEALEIGSSAEPRETEERAPGAPKKRRRRRRPPLLAQLEGHA, from the coding sequence ATGGGAACGTCAGAACTCCTCGAACGCTACATGGAACCCCTGCTCACCGGACAGCGGCACGTCTGCCGAGAGTTGGTCCTGAAAGCACTCGACTCCGGTCACGAACCGCGGCAACTCTACCGCGAATTGGTCTGGCCGGCGCTCGAGCGGGTCGACACGCTCTACCGACAGGACCGCATCAATCTGATTGAGGAACACATGGCGACGCGCATCACGCGGACGATCGCCGATCATCTTCAAACGCGCCTGCCCCGCGCAGCCCGGCACGGCCGAAAAATCGTCGTGACCTGTGCGGCCGGCGAGGCTGAAGAACTCAGCGCGCAGATGTGCGCCGACCTGTTCGAAGCGGATGGATGGGACGTCTATTACCTCGGTGGAGGCATTCCGCAGGATGAGATCGGGTCACTCGTGGGTCAACTTCAACCCGACATGCTGATGGTTGTTGGGAGCAAGCCGTCGGATGTGCCACTGGTTCGGCAGTTGATCGACTACATCCGCGACATCGGTGCATGCCCCGCAATGAACATCCTCGTCTCTGGCGGTATCTTCAATCGAGCGGACGAACTGTGGAAGGAAGTCAAGGCCGACTACTTCGCGGAGACGGCCGCGGAAGCGCTCGAAATCGGCAGCAGCGCCGAGCCGCGCGAAACCGAAGAACGGGCGCCCGGCGCTCCGAAAAAGCGACGCCGACGCCGCCGACCGCCGCTTCTGGCACAGCTCGAAGGACACGCATGA
- a CDS encoding amidohydrolase family protein: MTIYRARCIAPVATPPIDDGCIAVDGTRITAVGPTADIRDHRPSGTPLIDLGDVIVTPGFINAHAHLELTAYRDMIPAEPLWTWIEKLIELRRRPHAARLEQEGIGAGIDESIAAGVTCIGDISRTGAATAALAASPIRAVAFIELISGAREEPCDCASLIRAVETAKKMHQSDRLRVGVSPHAPYTVTPIDMMHTLEFAAEQQMPATIHCLETRDEADWLAGRPSGIQAFLSGVGSPNAQSDAAMQASGALWGPAFEAARPLLAHVNYPTSDDMSRIANVGASVVFCPRAHRFYGHTNHPWRKLFSAGINVCIGTDSAACVPTLSIRDELATLSGTDPDDLLRMATINGAQALRWSDEIGTIEPGKRADFVAIDLAEMPGDEPITAVANPNCRVTAVAIGGKLISQEFR, from the coding sequence ATGACCATCTATCGCGCGAGATGCATCGCCCCGGTCGCCACGCCGCCGATTGACGACGGCTGCATTGCCGTCGATGGCACGCGCATCACGGCCGTCGGCCCCACTGCTGACATCCGCGACCATCGGCCGTCAGGCACGCCGCTGATCGATCTCGGCGACGTGATCGTGACACCTGGATTCATCAACGCACACGCACACCTCGAACTGACCGCCTACCGCGACATGATCCCGGCCGAGCCCTTATGGACGTGGATCGAGAAGCTGATTGAACTTCGCAGGCGCCCTCACGCCGCCCGTTTGGAACAGGAGGGAATTGGCGCCGGCATCGATGAATCCATTGCGGCCGGTGTGACCTGTATCGGCGACATCTCACGCACGGGAGCCGCCACGGCCGCGCTGGCCGCGTCTCCGATTCGTGCCGTCGCATTTATCGAGTTGATCAGCGGGGCTCGCGAGGAGCCGTGCGACTGCGCCTCGCTGATTCGAGCAGTCGAAACGGCGAAGAAAATGCACCAGTCCGACCGTCTTCGAGTCGGTGTCTCGCCCCACGCCCCCTATACAGTGACGCCGATCGACATGATGCACACCCTCGAATTCGCCGCTGAACAGCAAATGCCGGCGACCATCCACTGCCTTGAAACACGCGACGAAGCCGATTGGCTTGCTGGTCGTCCAAGCGGCATACAAGCCTTCTTGTCAGGTGTCGGATCGCCGAACGCCCAGAGCGATGCCGCGATGCAGGCGTCCGGCGCGCTTTGGGGTCCGGCATTCGAAGCCGCGCGACCGCTCCTGGCGCATGTCAACTACCCCACCTCGGACGACATGAGCCGGATCGCCAATGTTGGAGCATCTGTCGTCTTCTGCCCCCGTGCCCACAGGTTTTATGGTCATACAAACCATCCCTGGCGAAAACTGTTTTCAGCCGGCATCAACGTCTGCATAGGCACCGACAGCGCAGCATGCGTCCCCACGCTATCAATCCGCGACGAACTCGCGACTTTGTCCGGCACAGACCCCGATGACCTGCTTCGAATGGCCACGATCAACGGCGCGCAGGCCTTACGATGGTCTGATGAAATTGGCACCATCGAGCCCGGAAAACGCGCCGATTTCGTCGCGATTGACCTTGCTGAAATGCCCGGCGATGAGCCGATAACCGCAGTCGCAAATCCGAATTGCCGAGTGACCGCGGTTGCCATCGGGGGCAAACTGATCTCTCAGGAATTCCGTTAA